Genomic window (Pirellulales bacterium):
CACACGCTGGTTACAACCGGGCCATATCGCTGGGTGCGGCATCCGTTTTACGTCGCGACGCTTTGGCTTGTGGTTGCGTCGTCCCTGCTTGCCGCCAACTCGTTCATGGCAGTAGTGGGGACCGCGGTGTTTGTGCTGTTGGCGGTCCGCGTGTCGATCGAAGAGCGAAAGCTCGCTGAGCGGTTTGGCGACGAGTACCTGGCTTATCAGGCACGGACTGGTCGCTTTGTGCCGCGGCTGCGGTGAGACTGATCGCTGGTCTAGCCTGGCACGACGAACGTGTGGTGGACGGCTTCCTTCTGGAAACCGATGACTTCGGGAAAGCGCAGGCCGGGCAAAAGCTGCACGTCGAAAATCTCCTCGACCGCCGTCTGAAAGTCCAGCATGGCGGCAATTTCGCCGCGTTGCAAGTCAACCACCGCCACACCGCACTTCAACTCACTCAATCGCTCTGCGATCGGCAAGCCGCCGAAGGTGGAGGTCTCCCGGATCTTCGACAGCCCGATGAAGGCATATTGCCCGGCGAAGGCCAGTCCGCGGCCAAAGCCGGGCACCTCGGCGACTGTCTCTCGTAAACCGGTGACGGCATCGACCAGCAGCAGGCGGCCGGTGCCCGATTCCAACACCCAGAGCCGGCCGTCATGCAAGCGTGGCGAATGCGGCATCGAGAGGCCGCGAGTAACGATCTCACCGCTCGGCACGTCGATGAGGCAGCCGCCCTTGGCCTTGTCCGGCCGCCAGCCGCCCTGGGTGTCGGTTTCGCCCAGAGCGGTGACGTATCGCGGCCGGTCATTCTCCATGACAACGCCGTTGAGGTGGCAGCGGTCTTCGGCGGCCAG
Coding sequences:
- a CDS encoding TIGR03032 family protein, whose protein sequence is LAAEDRCHLNGVVMENDRPRYVTALGETDTQGGWRPDKAKGGCLIDVPSGEIVTRGLSMPHSPRLHDGRLWVLESGTGRLLLVDAVTGLRETVAEVPGFGRGLAFAGQYAFIGLSKIRETSTFGGLPIAERLSELKCGVAVVDLQRGEIAAMLDFQTAVEEIFDVQLLPGLRFPEVIGFQKEAVHHTFVVPG